From Pararhizobium sp. A13:
CCAGCCGGTCGAGATAGACCGCAGGTGCGCGCAGGGGATTGCGGCGGCTGCGGTTGATGTAGAATTCGCGGAAGCGGCGATGCTCCGCCAGATCCCGCATCGAGGCATGACTCGGCTCGTCGAGGTTGTCAGGCATCTGAACGGCCAGCGTCCCACCCGGGATCAACTCATCCATCAGCCGGTCGAAAATATCGAGATGGTCCGGCAGCCACTGGAACACCGCGTTTGCGAAGAACAGTACGGCCGGTCGCGGCGGTACCCACTGCGACAGGTCGCCCTTTTCAAAACGGGTATGCGCCATCCGCTTTCGCGCTGCCGCCAGCATGTTCTCGTCGCTGTCGACGCCGGTCAGGAGATAGGCGGGAAAGCGGTCGTGGACGAGCTCGGTCGAATTGCCAGGCCCGCAGCCGAGATCATAGAGGGCACCCTCGGGCAGGTTGGGTACGTGGCCCAGAAGGTCGCGCGCCGGCCAGGTGCGCTCGTCCTCGAATTTCATATATTGTTCGGCGGACCAGGCCATCGGCTGTCTCCTTTGGCGCTAGCCCATGTTGCCCAAAAGTCTGCGGCGGTTTTGGGGTAACGACATGCGCGAAACAAAAATAAAAATACGCCTTGCGCGCCTACAGGCTTTCCAGCGACGGCAGGATCAGCGCGGGACCGAAATCGGCATATTCGTCCGGCATGTTGCCGCGATTGATCCAGACGGTGCGGAAACCGAATTTGGTCGCGCCGGCCACGTCCCAGCGGTTGGAGGACTGGAACGAGACGGCGTTCGGATAAAGCCGGTAGGTGGTCGTCACCATGTCGTAGACC
This genomic window contains:
- the tam gene encoding trans-aconitate 2-methyltransferase; the encoded protein is MAWSAEQYMKFEDERTWPARDLLGHVPNLPEGALYDLGCGPGNSTELVHDRFPAYLLTGVDSDENMLAAARKRMAHTRFEKGDLSQWVPPRPAVLFFANAVFQWLPDHLDIFDRLMDELIPGGTLAVQMPDNLDEPSHASMRDLAEHRRFREFYINRSRRNPLRAPAVYLDRLAPKSIKIDVWHTVYYHRLKNAEAIVEWVKGTGLRPYLDVLPPDIREAYLAAYLERVRDAYPPLADGHVLLKFPRLFLVAVKR